In Paenibacillus thermoaerophilus, the following are encoded in one genomic region:
- the resA gene encoding thiol-disulfide oxidoreductase ResA translates to MGNNKKWLQLIILTAVLLIGGYTIADSMFSQQTVPQEGSEAPNFGLAGLDEQVYQLDEQRNHVVLLNFWGTWCDPCKREMPAIQKQYEKWKDKGVRVLAVNIGESAVTVRSFMEQHQLTFPVLFDPNESIRKKYGVVNYPTTFFIDRQGIIRVKKEGEMDEAFIDSTLSELLG, encoded by the coding sequence ATGGGCAATAACAAAAAATGGCTTCAGCTCATCATCTTGACCGCCGTACTGCTGATCGGAGGATATACGATCGCCGATTCGATGTTTTCCCAGCAGACGGTGCCGCAGGAGGGCAGCGAAGCGCCGAACTTCGGCTTGGCGGGCCTCGACGAGCAAGTCTATCAATTGGACGAGCAGCGCAATCATGTGGTGCTCTTGAATTTTTGGGGAACTTGGTGCGATCCGTGCAAGCGGGAGATGCCCGCCATTCAGAAGCAATACGAGAAGTGGAAGGACAAGGGGGTTCGCGTGCTCGCCGTCAATATCGGGGAAAGCGCGGTTACGGTCCGGAGCTTTATGGAACAGCACCAACTGACCTTCCCGGTATTGTTCGACCCGAATGAAAGCATCCGCAAAAAATACGGCGTCGTGAACTATCCGACGACTTTTTTTATCGACCGTCAAGGCATTATCCGCGTGAAAAAAGAAGGCGAGATGGATGAGGCATTCATCGACTCGACCTTGTCCGAGCTGCTCGGCTAA